The stretch of DNA GGCAGAAAAAGTGGCCGCAGCCCTAAGAAATGCCGGTCTGTTCCTGTCTAAGCTGAAAATACAGATAGGCCTGGAGCCATCCGAATACGCGGAAATACGCCCTAGGTAAAATCCGCGCTCCAAAATTCTGCTTGGGGATACGCTTTATATGCACTATCCTACATCTAGCCTCTGGATTAAATGCTCACAATAAACACTGACGGTGCCTGCTTCTCCAACCCCGGTCCCATGGGAATAGGCATAGTAATAGCGAAAAACGGCAAAACCATCGGGCAAGTGAGCGAGTACCTCGGGGAAGGCACGAACAACATCGCCGAGTACACCGCGGTGCTCAGGGCGCTCGAATTGGTGAAAGAGCTCGGGGAAGCCGAGGTGGAGATAAGGAGCGACAGTTTGCTCCTCGTGAAGCAGCTCAAGGGAGAATACAAACTCAGGGCCCCGCACCTGCGCGAGCTCAAGCGCAGAATCCTGGAAGCCGCAGAAGGGCTGAAACTGGATTTCAAATGGGTGCCGCGCGAGCAGAACTCAGCCGCAGATGCGCTTTCCAAGGACGCGATACTGCATAGAAATTAAGAAAGGTAGGACCCCTGCATGGGGCTCTGCCTGCCCCGTACAAATCCTTCAGGTATTTCCTTTCCATCATCCTGCTCCCCGAATTCCTCGTCCATGAGCGTCTTGAATTTTGCGAGGAATCCGTGAAAATCCTGAAATTCAATCCCCTTGAGTTTCCTGAATACGCGCATGAGCTTTCCCTTGGCTTCCTTGTCCAGCCCGCTTTCCATTCCCGAGCACCTGAAAAAACTCCGCTCGTTTATCACGAACTTCAGATTTCCGTTTTTCAAGATCCTAAATTTTCTATCCATATTATCCGCGTCCCCTATCTGATTCAGGCTGCCGGTGCATTCGAACGCGGTTATGTCCAGCGTCTTTCCGGCCCTATCGCAATGCGCCTTTATCCAGGAAGCGAGCAGATTGGAGAAATAATCGTTTGCCTGGTCAAAACCCATGCCTGCCTGCCCCATCACGCTCGGATTCCTTGCTCCGAGCATGGGATTGGCAGCCTCGCTTTTCCTTACCGGAAGCCCATGGAGAAGCTGAGTGCAAGTGGCTGCAATCTCCCCAAGAACTTTCATGTCTCCCTTTCCAAGCATGTGAAGAAGCGCATGCGTAAATTCATGAAGCCCTACATTCACTCCTGAAACGAAAAGCGTTGCCCAGTCTGCCTTTGTTCCATCTGGCTCAAAACCCTCATCCGGAGCGCCGTAGGCAACCCTGCTTCCGCCAACATCCCAGAAGAAATTGGGGCATCTCATATCTTCGTGCCTGAACCCCCCTCCGCTGTTGGACAAATCTACCTCTGGCAGCCTTGCTACGCCCTTTGCTTCGGGCACTGTGCTGCACAAATACGTTCCGCCCAGCCAGATTCCTATCGCCACAAGCGCTTCCTCAGCCCTCCAGAAAGCGCCCGGGATTATCCTTCCTTCTGCGAGCGCATTGTTGAGCCCGTAAGTTATTTCTACGTCGTTTTTTTCAAGCCATTCCACA from Candidatus Micrarchaeia archaeon encodes:
- a CDS encoding ribonuclease HI family protein → MLTINTDGACFSNPGPMGIGIVIAKNGKTIGQVSEYLGEGTNNIAEYTAVLRALELVKELGEAEVEIRSDSLLLVKQLKGEYKLRAPHLRELKRRILEAAEGLKLDFKWVPREQNSAADALSKDAILHRN